The following are encoded together in the Bradyrhizobium sp. CCGUVB1N3 genome:
- a CDS encoding LysR family transcriptional regulator — translation MRFHAPALYYFHAVRRTGSIRAAARTLNVASSAVSRQVLKLEEEIGAPLFERTARGLTLTTVGEMLARHVMTVLQDHDRFRSDVQSLSGTWRGSVSIACIESLAESLLPDLIASHRGRARRVTFTTQVMGSADVLDALSRGEADIGIAMALRHPQDLRQVALKRFRLGAIVAADHALARRRTVTLAQCLAFPIIHALPELSIYHLLQPLIAQLTETPEPAVQANSIDLMRELAARGVGVAIQTQIGIGRLAKSGQLKFLPLDNAGSPVWSDLGVYVRAERVLPAHTESFLQELVRELGDRERQENADHGKVGA, via the coding sequence ATGCGATTTCATGCCCCTGCCCTCTATTACTTCCACGCCGTGCGCCGGACCGGCTCGATCCGCGCCGCCGCGCGCACCCTGAATGTCGCCTCGTCTGCGGTCAGCCGGCAGGTCCTCAAGCTGGAGGAGGAGATCGGCGCGCCGCTGTTCGAGCGGACGGCGCGCGGCCTGACGCTGACCACGGTCGGCGAGATGCTGGCTCGGCACGTCATGACCGTGCTCCAGGACCACGACCGCTTCCGCTCCGACGTCCAGTCACTGTCCGGCACATGGCGCGGCTCGGTGAGCATCGCCTGCATCGAGTCGCTCGCGGAATCGCTCCTGCCTGACCTGATCGCATCGCATCGCGGCCGCGCCCGCCGCGTCACCTTCACCACGCAGGTAATGGGATCGGCCGACGTGCTGGACGCGCTGAGCCGCGGCGAAGCCGACATCGGCATCGCCATGGCGCTGCGCCATCCCCAGGATCTGCGCCAGGTCGCGCTGAAGCGTTTCCGGTTAGGGGCGATCGTCGCCGCCGATCATGCGCTGGCGCGGCGCCGGACCGTGACGCTGGCGCAGTGCCTCGCCTTTCCGATCATCCACGCACTTCCGGAGCTGTCGATCTACCACCTGCTGCAACCACTCATCGCGCAGCTTACCGAAACGCCCGAGCCTGCCGTGCAGGCCAATTCCATCGACCTGATGCGCGAGCTGGCGGCGCGCGGCGTCGGCGTTGCGATCCAGACCCAGATCGGCATCGGCCGCCTTGCGAAGAGCGGACAGCTCAAATTCCTGCCGCTGGACAACGCTGGCAGTCCGGTGTGGTCAGACCTCGGCGTCTATGTCCGCGCCGAACGGGTCCTGCCCGCCCATACGGAGTCGTTTCTCCAGGAGCTGGTGCGCGAGCTCGGCGATCGGGAACGGCAGGAGAACGCCGACCACGGCAAGGTCGGCGCGTAA
- a CDS encoding aldehyde dehydrogenase — protein sequence MNAIDLLIGGKDQSASDQRTFQRRNPISGEIATIVAAASVDDAMRAADAAAAAFPAWSQLGPSERRKRLSAAADILARRAPDFTALMVAETGATAGWAGFNVHLAEGMLREAAAMTTQISGEIIPTDKPDNLAMAFRQPVGVVLGIAPWNAPVILGVRSVAMPLACGNTVVMKASEMSPGVHRLIGSCLTEAGLGDGVVNVVTNAPEDAQAVVEALIAHPAVRRVNFTGSTRVGRLIALACAKHLKRVLLELGGKAPLVILDDADLDAAVNAAAFGAFMNQGQICMSTERIVVDDKVADAFVAKFAAKAKGLPYGDPRKGNVVLGSLVSQAACDRVGGLIDDAVAKGAVIAAGGRGNGTIMPATIVDHVTPAMRIYGEESFGPVVTVVRVSGIDEAVRIANDTEYGLSSAVFGRDIARALEIAKRIEAGICHVNAPTVHDEPQMPFGGTKASGYGRFGGKAAIDEFTELRWITVQTGPRHYPF from the coding sequence ATGAACGCAATCGACCTTCTCATCGGCGGCAAAGATCAGTCGGCCAGCGACCAGCGGACATTCCAACGTCGCAATCCGATCAGCGGCGAGATCGCAACCATCGTGGCGGCGGCCTCGGTCGACGATGCGATGCGCGCCGCCGATGCGGCCGCGGCCGCGTTCCCCGCGTGGTCGCAGCTCGGGCCCTCCGAACGCCGCAAGCGCCTCAGCGCCGCGGCCGACATCCTCGCGCGACGTGCCCCCGACTTCACCGCGCTGATGGTCGCCGAGACCGGCGCCACCGCAGGCTGGGCCGGCTTCAACGTGCATCTGGCGGAGGGCATGCTGCGCGAAGCCGCCGCGATGACGACGCAGATCTCCGGCGAGATCATCCCGACCGACAAGCCCGACAATCTCGCGATGGCGTTTCGCCAACCCGTCGGCGTCGTGCTGGGGATCGCGCCGTGGAACGCGCCCGTGATTCTCGGCGTGCGCTCGGTTGCCATGCCGCTCGCCTGCGGCAACACGGTGGTGATGAAGGCCTCGGAAATGAGCCCCGGCGTGCACCGGCTGATCGGAAGCTGTCTGACCGAGGCGGGCCTCGGCGATGGCGTCGTCAACGTGGTGACCAATGCGCCGGAGGACGCGCAGGCCGTGGTCGAAGCCCTGATTGCGCACCCGGCGGTGCGGCGCGTGAACTTCACCGGTTCGACCCGGGTCGGCCGCCTGATCGCGCTCGCCTGCGCCAAGCATCTGAAGCGCGTGCTCCTCGAGCTCGGCGGCAAGGCCCCGCTCGTCATCCTCGACGATGCCGATCTTGATGCGGCAGTGAACGCAGCCGCGTTCGGGGCATTCATGAACCAGGGCCAGATCTGCATGTCGACCGAACGCATCGTCGTCGACGACAAGGTGGCCGACGCCTTCGTCGCCAAATTCGCAGCGAAGGCGAAGGGCCTGCCCTACGGCGATCCGCGCAAGGGCAATGTCGTGCTGGGCTCACTGGTGAGCCAAGCCGCCTGCGACCGCGTCGGCGGCCTGATCGACGATGCCGTCGCCAAGGGCGCGGTGATCGCGGCGGGCGGCCGCGGCAACGGCACCATCATGCCCGCGACGATCGTGGATCACGTCACGCCGGCGATGCGCATCTATGGCGAGGAAAGCTTCGGCCCCGTCGTCACGGTCGTCCGGGTCAGCGGCATCGACGAGGCCGTGCGCATCGCCAATGACACGGAGTACGGGTTGTCCTCCGCGGTGTTCGGCCGCGACATCGCACGCGCGCTCGAAATTGCCAAGCGGATCGAGGCCGGCATCTGCCACGTCAATGCACCGACCGTGCACGACGAGCCGCAGATGCCGTTCGGCGGCACCAAGGCCTCGGGCTATGGCCGCTTCGGCGGAAAGGCCGCGATCGACGAGTTCACGGAGCTGCGCTGGATCACGGTGCAGACCGGGCCGCGGCATTATCCGTTCTGA
- a CDS encoding ABC transporter ATP-binding protein, producing MLEVAALSHFYGKHQALADVTLDIARGEIVAILGANGAGKSTLLKSIAGLIDPAPGASICFDGADLTALPVHLIVERGIALVPEGRGVFGDLTVAENLQLGAYPARARAGEADRLAKILALFPRLTERMTQTVRTMSGGEQQMVAIGRALMSNPLLLLLDEPSLGLSPLLSREVFRALTQIRAGGVSVLLVEQNARASLDIADRVYLIEQGRNAGSGVAGEMKNNPDVQRAYLGKARAPATAQSPSNPWRAP from the coding sequence ATGCTTGAGGTCGCCGCGCTCTCCCACTTCTACGGCAAGCATCAGGCGCTCGCCGACGTGACGCTCGATATTGCCCGCGGCGAGATCGTCGCGATCCTTGGCGCAAACGGCGCGGGCAAGTCGACGCTCCTCAAGAGCATCGCCGGCCTCATCGATCCCGCGCCCGGCGCAAGCATATGCTTTGACGGCGCAGACCTCACCGCGCTTCCGGTCCATCTGATCGTCGAGCGCGGGATCGCGCTCGTGCCCGAAGGGCGCGGCGTGTTCGGCGACCTGACGGTTGCAGAGAACCTCCAGCTCGGCGCCTACCCCGCCCGGGCCCGCGCCGGAGAAGCGGACAGGCTCGCGAAAATCCTGGCACTGTTTCCCCGCCTCACCGAGCGGATGACGCAGACGGTACGGACCATGAGCGGCGGCGAGCAGCAGATGGTCGCGATCGGGCGCGCCCTGATGTCCAATCCTCTTCTCCTGCTGCTGGACGAGCCATCGCTCGGCCTCTCGCCGCTGCTCAGCCGCGAGGTTTTTCGTGCGCTGACGCAGATTCGCGCCGGCGGCGTCAGCGTGCTGCTCGTCGAGCAGAACGCCCGCGCCAGCCTCGACATCGCCGACCGCGTCTATCTGATCGAACAGGGCCGCAACGCAGGCTCCGGAGTGGCCGGCGAGATGAAGAACAACCCCGACGTCCAGCGTGCCTATCTCGGCAAAGCGCGCGCACCTGCAACTGCCCAATCCCCCAGCAACCCATGGAGAGCTCCATGA
- a CDS encoding ATP-binding cassette domain-containing protein, with translation MIASPTKTLAWCAGSALAAAIVAYPLYANGYYLALGISILYFTILATAWAMFSGPTRYISLATVAFFGIGAYTAAVLGETWPWPVVLLAAAALGALVAAITGLSTLRLSGIYFVIFSFGLAELIRQLVIWYEVNVHKSVGRYLFSAVTQDVLYWQLLGLAAIVFLTGFFLGRSRYGLALRAIGADETAAGHSGIDATRIKLGVFMLSAVFMSVTGAVMAPRWTYIDPSIAFNPMISFQVVIMALLGGAGSLFGPVLGVVPLVLLFEVLTATLPNHFSIVLGAIFVIIVLLLPKGVIGLIKPWRRNGPADHAIPAGGSEQSGPLLRVDGVGKSFGGLRAVDRVSFEVARGQIIGIIGPNGSGKTTLLNMLSGALVPSSGAIRFNGADIGGLRPHRIARLGLARTFQLVRVMSDLTVAENVAAAAYFSGGSAAPDHGAETSGELLDLVGLGTMLDTPAGELTYIDQKRLELARALALAPQLVLLDEWLAGLNPSELETGIALIARLRDRGVTIIMVEHVMDAIRALCGHCIVMNAGSVIAHGVPDTVLSDPTVVAAYLGDADA, from the coding sequence GTGATCGCAAGCCCCACCAAAACGCTCGCATGGTGCGCAGGCAGTGCCCTCGCCGCGGCCATCGTCGCCTACCCGCTCTATGCCAACGGCTACTATCTCGCGCTCGGCATCAGCATCCTCTACTTCACGATCCTGGCGACCGCCTGGGCGATGTTCTCCGGCCCGACCCGATACATCTCGCTTGCGACCGTCGCCTTCTTCGGCATCGGCGCCTACACCGCGGCGGTGCTGGGCGAGACCTGGCCCTGGCCGGTCGTGCTGCTGGCCGCTGCGGCGCTGGGCGCGCTGGTCGCTGCCATCACCGGTCTCTCCACGCTGCGATTGTCCGGCATCTACTTCGTGATCTTTTCCTTCGGACTTGCGGAGCTCATCCGGCAGCTCGTGATCTGGTACGAAGTCAACGTCCACAAATCGGTCGGCCGCTACCTCTTCAGCGCCGTGACCCAGGACGTTCTCTACTGGCAGCTTCTCGGCCTCGCCGCCATCGTCTTCCTGACCGGCTTTTTTCTCGGCCGCTCCCGCTACGGCCTTGCGCTGCGCGCGATCGGTGCCGACGAGACCGCCGCCGGTCATTCCGGGATCGACGCGACGCGGATCAAGCTCGGGGTGTTCATGCTGAGCGCCGTCTTCATGTCAGTGACCGGCGCGGTGATGGCGCCGCGCTGGACCTATATCGATCCGTCGATCGCCTTCAATCCGATGATCTCGTTCCAGGTCGTCATCATGGCGCTCTTGGGCGGCGCCGGCTCGCTGTTTGGCCCGGTGCTTGGCGTCGTTCCCCTCGTCCTTCTGTTCGAAGTCCTCACAGCGACGCTGCCGAACCATTTCAGCATTGTGCTCGGCGCGATCTTCGTGATCATCGTCCTGCTGCTGCCGAAGGGCGTCATCGGGCTGATCAAGCCGTGGCGGCGAAATGGACCGGCGGACCATGCCATACCTGCCGGAGGCAGTGAGCAAAGCGGACCGCTGCTTCGGGTCGACGGCGTCGGCAAGTCGTTCGGCGGGCTGCGCGCAGTCGATCGGGTCAGCTTCGAGGTCGCACGCGGACAGATCATCGGGATCATCGGTCCCAACGGCTCGGGCAAGACGACGCTCCTGAACATGCTCTCCGGCGCGCTGGTGCCGTCGTCGGGCGCGATCCGGTTCAACGGCGCGGATATCGGCGGGCTTCGACCGCACCGGATCGCCCGGCTCGGGCTTGCCCGCACCTTCCAGCTCGTGCGCGTGATGTCAGACCTGACCGTCGCAGAGAACGTTGCCGCCGCAGCCTATTTCAGCGGAGGATCGGCGGCACCGGACCACGGAGCGGAGACCAGCGGCGAGCTGCTCGATCTCGTCGGCCTCGGCACCATGCTTGATACGCCCGCCGGCGAGCTGACCTATATCGACCAGAAGCGCCTGGAGCTCGCGCGCGCTCTCGCGCTTGCGCCGCAACTCGTGCTGCTCGACGAATGGCTCGCCGGCCTCAATCCGAGCGAGCTCGAGACCGGGATCGCCTTGATCGCCAGGCTGCGCGACCGCGGCGTGACCATCATCATGGTCGAGCATGTCATGGATGCGATCCGCGCGCTGTGCGGGCATTGCATCGTGATGAATGCGGGCAGCGTGATCGCGCACGGTGTCCCCGACACGGTCCTGTCCGACCCGACGGTCGTGGCCGCCTATCTGGGAGACGCTGATGCTTGA
- a CDS encoding branched-chain amino acid ABC transporter permease, which produces MLLFDIVLPGLVLGGMYALIALGLTLQYGVARVMNLSYGESLVAAAFGALSLYTGLGLSPLVALLLAVPCAMALNWLLYRFLLEKLMRRGKDRGAQEVDSILVTFGVLFAIQGIMLVAFGGQYYSYSYLSIPVIVLGTTLAVNRLVALLFAAVIGIAVYLALTRTRVGTAVRAIAVDGNAARLVGIDVPAMSGLAFAFGGGLVAVGGVLVSMFLTFNASMGVVFTMKALVVVIMGGVGNVMGALVAGLMLGVVETAVARLVDPGLTLAATYALFLAVLLIRPTGLFGRAAS; this is translated from the coding sequence ATGCTGCTGTTCGATATCGTCCTGCCGGGCCTCGTGCTTGGGGGCATGTATGCCCTCATCGCACTCGGCCTGACGCTGCAATACGGCGTGGCGCGCGTCATGAATCTCTCCTATGGCGAGTCGCTCGTCGCGGCCGCGTTCGGTGCGCTGTCTCTCTACACCGGTCTCGGATTGAGCCCGCTGGTGGCGCTGCTGCTCGCCGTGCCCTGCGCGATGGCGTTGAACTGGCTGCTCTACCGCTTCCTGCTCGAAAAGCTGATGCGACGCGGCAAGGACAGAGGCGCGCAGGAGGTCGATAGCATCCTCGTGACGTTCGGCGTGCTGTTCGCCATCCAGGGCATTATGCTCGTCGCATTCGGTGGCCAGTATTACAGCTACAGCTATCTTTCCATTCCCGTCATCGTGCTCGGCACGACGCTTGCCGTCAACCGGCTCGTCGCGCTGCTGTTTGCCGCCGTGATTGGCATCGCCGTCTATCTGGCGTTGACCCGCACACGCGTCGGCACCGCAGTCCGCGCCATCGCGGTCGACGGCAACGCAGCACGGTTGGTCGGCATCGACGTGCCGGCGATGTCGGGCCTTGCCTTTGCCTTCGGTGGCGGCCTGGTGGCGGTCGGCGGCGTGCTGGTCAGCATGTTCCTCACCTTCAACGCCTCGATGGGCGTGGTCTTCACCATGAAGGCGCTCGTCGTCGTGATCATGGGCGGCGTCGGCAACGTGATGGGCGCGCTCGTGGCCGGGCTGATGCTCGGCGTCGTCGAAACCGCAGTCGCCCGGCTGGTCGATCCCGGCCTGACGCTTGCCGCCACTTATGCGCTGTTTCTCGCGGTTCTGCTCATCCGGCCTACCGGCCTGTTCGGAAGGGCCGCCTCGTGA
- a CDS encoding amino acid ABC transporter substrate-binding protein: MFSTNRRTLLRITSVTAMAAALWTLTSAAEAQDKIRIGYAISKTGPYAGGASITTLPNYELWVKDVNAAGGIKLGDKRLPVEVVEYDDRSSSEEAVKAIERLANQDKVDFILPPWGTGLNLAVGPTLNRLGYPHLAVTSVTDKAPELAKRWSNATFWLGTSAQISDSLAELLAKLKSEGKIGGNVAMVSVADQFGIELAAAGREAFKKHGFTLAYDKTYPLGSQDLQPLLNDAIAAKPDAFIAFSYPPDTIALTEQAQLLKFNPKIFYVGVGTAFPLYKGKFAANSDGVMGIGGWNADSPQLKDYLARHKAATGKEPDRWASPITYASLQVLQQAIEKLGKVDRAAVAAEIRSGTFDTIIGKVKLKDGLLQEIWSVGQWQNGEFYGLAPTSLPGARAPVVPKPQWQ, translated from the coding sequence ATGTTCTCAACGAACCGTCGAACGCTGCTGCGCATCACCAGCGTGACCGCGATGGCCGCCGCGCTCTGGACCTTGACGTCCGCCGCCGAGGCGCAAGACAAGATCCGCATCGGCTACGCGATTTCCAAGACCGGCCCCTATGCTGGCGGCGCGAGCATCACCACACTGCCCAATTACGAATTGTGGGTGAAGGACGTGAACGCTGCCGGCGGCATCAAGCTTGGCGACAAGCGACTGCCGGTCGAGGTCGTCGAATACGACGATCGCTCGAGCTCGGAGGAAGCGGTGAAGGCGATCGAGCGCCTCGCCAACCAGGACAAGGTCGATTTCATTCTGCCGCCGTGGGGAACGGGCCTCAATCTCGCTGTCGGCCCGACCCTGAACAGGCTCGGTTACCCTCACCTCGCCGTCACCTCGGTCACCGACAAGGCGCCGGAGCTCGCGAAGCGCTGGTCGAACGCGACCTTCTGGCTCGGCACGTCCGCGCAAATCTCCGATTCGCTTGCCGAGTTGCTGGCCAAGCTGAAGAGTGAAGGCAAGATCGGCGGGAATGTCGCGATGGTCAGCGTCGCCGATCAGTTCGGCATCGAGCTTGCCGCCGCCGGCCGGGAGGCCTTCAAGAAGCACGGCTTCACGCTCGCTTACGACAAGACCTATCCGCTGGGGTCGCAGGATCTTCAGCCTCTGCTCAATGACGCGATCGCGGCCAAGCCCGATGCGTTCATCGCCTTCAGCTATCCACCCGATACCATCGCGCTGACCGAGCAGGCGCAGCTCCTGAAGTTCAACCCCAAGATCTTCTATGTTGGCGTCGGCACTGCCTTTCCGCTTTACAAGGGCAAGTTTGCCGCCAACAGCGACGGCGTGATGGGGATCGGCGGCTGGAACGCGGACTCGCCACAACTGAAGGACTATCTCGCGCGCCACAAGGCGGCGACCGGAAAGGAGCCGGATCGCTGGGCAAGCCCGATCACCTATGCAAGCCTCCAGGTGCTCCAGCAGGCGATCGAAAAGCTCGGCAAGGTGGATCGCGCCGCGGTCGCGGCGGAAATCCGCTCAGGCACGTTCGACACCATCATCGGTAAGGTCAAGCTGAAGGATGGACTGCTTCAGGAGATCTGGAGCGTCGGTCAGTGGCAGAACGGCGAGTTCTACGGGCTTGCGCCAACCTCACTGCCGGGCGCGCGCGCACCCGTGGTGCCGAAGCCGCAGTGGCAGTGA
- a CDS encoding helix-turn-helix domain-containing protein has product MRRAVADAERVPIVAPPNGPAAIGAEVIVSHYEPRRWSLDSRAARPFIHLLCLHGSGVADIRREGERIALSGPAIVWLPAGCANYLDVAAGTTAELLRLKSGAWHRYLPPSAEAAYLALDRADGIMALPGDPDLVTTVSRSIAAIATEIATPARSGAASIMSAELTLIALRFWRLFASDSDPEEEGSSAEILSRFRSLLEERYHQQLRVADYASLLGMTPDRLHALCSRELKRSPSALIQQRVVREAATRLEASTATVKQIAFALGFKDTAYFSRFFSKHAGEAPGAWRRRAGARGAMGRSKPTLNFADWP; this is encoded by the coding sequence GTGCGTCGAGCGGTCGCGGACGCCGAGCGTGTTCCAATTGTCGCCCCGCCCAATGGACCTGCTGCGATCGGCGCCGAAGTCATCGTGTCGCACTATGAGCCGCGGCGCTGGTCGCTCGATTCCAGGGCGGCGCGGCCCTTCATTCATCTGCTCTGCCTGCACGGCAGTGGCGTCGCGGACATCCGTCGCGAGGGCGAGAGAATCGCATTGTCCGGCCCCGCCATCGTCTGGCTGCCGGCCGGATGCGCCAACTATCTGGACGTGGCGGCGGGCACGACCGCAGAGCTGCTCCGTCTGAAATCGGGCGCGTGGCATCGCTACCTGCCGCCGTCGGCCGAGGCGGCCTATCTGGCTCTCGATCGCGCCGACGGGATCATGGCGCTTCCGGGCGATCCCGATCTCGTCACCACCGTGTCGCGCTCGATTGCCGCGATTGCGACCGAGATCGCGACACCGGCGCGCAGCGGTGCCGCGTCGATCATGTCCGCGGAGCTGACGCTGATTGCATTGCGCTTCTGGCGTCTCTTTGCCAGCGACAGCGATCCGGAAGAGGAAGGCAGCAGCGCGGAGATCCTGAGCCGATTCCGCAGCCTGCTCGAGGAGCGATACCATCAGCAACTCCGGGTCGCCGATTACGCCAGCCTGCTCGGCATGACGCCGGACCGCCTGCATGCTCTGTGCAGCCGGGAGCTGAAGCGGTCACCGAGCGCCCTGATCCAGCAGCGTGTCGTCAGGGAAGCGGCGACACGACTGGAAGCGAGCACCGCGACCGTGAAACAGATCGCGTTCGCGCTCGGCTTCAAGGACACTGCCTATTTCAGCCGCTTCTTCAGCAAGCACGCCGGCGAAGCCCCCGGGGCTTGGCGGCGGCGCGCCGGCGCCCGTGGCGCGATGGGACGGTCGAAGCCGACGCTGAACTTCGCCGACTGGCCGTGA
- a CDS encoding DUF2478 domain-containing protein → MFDAQCDLAALVYSPHQDPDAILRGFAADLNARGLRVVGMVQAGHCADSSLSAVLLHNGEKLLLAQDLDPAASGCRLDLARLQNAAGRIAETMSHGADLVIINRFGKRERDGRGLAYLIKRALDSDIPVVIAVSDDHFAHWIKFAGGMSVKLRCDRHALDAWWRAVSARGADPVPDQHLTVCEVLK, encoded by the coding sequence ATGTTCGATGCACAATGCGATCTTGCCGCCCTGGTCTATTCACCGCATCAGGACCCCGACGCCATCTTGCGTGGCTTCGCGGCCGACCTGAATGCGCGCGGGTTGCGGGTCGTGGGCATGGTGCAGGCGGGCCATTGCGCCGACTCCAGCCTTTCGGCGGTGCTGCTCCACAACGGCGAGAAGCTGCTGCTGGCGCAGGATCTTGATCCGGCCGCGAGCGGCTGCCGGCTCGATCTCGCGCGGCTCCAGAACGCCGCCGGGCGGATCGCCGAGACGATGAGCCACGGCGCAGACCTCGTCATCATCAACCGCTTCGGCAAACGCGAGCGCGATGGCAGGGGACTAGCCTACCTGATCAAGCGGGCGCTCGACTCCGACATTCCCGTGGTGATCGCGGTTTCCGACGACCACTTCGCCCATTGGATCAAGTTCGCCGGCGGCATGAGCGTCAAGCTCCGCTGCGACCGCCACGCGCTCGATGCGTGGTGGCGAGCCGTCTCAGCGCGAGGCGCGGACCCGGTCCCCGATCAGCATCTTACGGTTTGCGAAGTTCTGAAGTGA
- a CDS encoding aldehyde dehydrogenase family protein encodes MSDFNLLIDGKMVPGDLTMPVLNPATEDVLAQCPRASKSQLDAAVAAAKAAYPAWAATPIEERRKLVIKMADVIEANSGELARLLTAEQGKPLTDATGEVLGMAAFFRYLGSLELPMRVIENSGDRKVEAYRRPLGVVGAIIPWNYPLLILSFKLPSALLAGNTLVVKPAPTTPLATLRFAELVKDVLPKGVLNVITDANDLGGEMTKHPDIRKISFTGSSATGQKVMASAAQTLKRITLELGGNDAGIVLDDVDPKKVAPGIFEGAFQNSGQVCLAIKRLYVHESVYDELCNELVAIAKSTVVDDGSKQGTKLGPLQNKMQYEKVKAFLEDARKNGNVIAGGSATDRPGYFIEPTIVRDIQEGSKLVDEEQFGPVLPVIKYSDKDDVIRRANATTYGLGASVWSSDVKRAHEVASQLESGTVWINKHLDMAPHIPFGGAKQSGIGTEFAEEGLAEFTQLQIINGPPAA; translated from the coding sequence ATGAGCGACTTCAATCTTCTCATCGACGGCAAGATGGTGCCCGGCGACCTGACCATGCCCGTGCTCAATCCCGCGACCGAGGATGTGCTGGCGCAGTGCCCGCGCGCCTCGAAGAGCCAGCTCGACGCGGCCGTGGCCGCGGCAAAAGCCGCCTACCCGGCCTGGGCCGCAACGCCGATCGAGGAGCGGCGCAAGCTCGTGATCAAGATGGCCGACGTCATCGAGGCCAATTCCGGCGAGCTCGCGCGCCTTCTGACCGCCGAGCAGGGCAAGCCACTCACGGATGCCACCGGCGAGGTCCTGGGCATGGCCGCGTTCTTCCGTTATCTCGGCTCGCTCGAGCTGCCGATGCGGGTGATCGAGAACTCCGGCGACCGCAAGGTCGAGGCGTATCGCCGGCCACTCGGCGTCGTCGGCGCCATCATTCCCTGGAACTATCCGCTGCTGATCCTCAGCTTCAAGCTGCCGTCGGCGCTGCTCGCCGGCAATACGCTGGTGGTGAAGCCCGCGCCGACCACGCCGCTCGCGACGCTGCGCTTTGCCGAGCTCGTCAAGGACGTGCTGCCGAAGGGCGTGCTCAACGTCATCACCGACGCGAACGATCTCGGCGGTGAAATGACCAAGCATCCTGACATCCGCAAGATCTCCTTCACCGGCTCGTCCGCGACCGGCCAGAAGGTGATGGCGAGCGCCGCGCAGACACTCAAGCGCATCACGCTCGAGCTCGGCGGCAACGATGCCGGCATCGTGCTCGACGACGTCGATCCGAAGAAGGTCGCGCCCGGCATCTTCGAAGGCGCGTTCCAGAATTCCGGCCAGGTCTGCCTTGCGATCAAGCGACTCTATGTCCACGAGTCCGTCTATGACGAGCTCTGCAACGAGCTGGTCGCGATCGCCAAGAGCACCGTGGTCGATGACGGATCGAAGCAAGGCACCAAGCTCGGACCGCTTCAGAACAAGATGCAGTACGAGAAGGTGAAGGCGTTCCTCGAGGACGCGCGCAAGAACGGCAACGTCATCGCCGGCGGCTCGGCGACGGACCGCCCCGGCTATTTCATCGAACCTACGATCGTGCGCGACATCCAGGAAGGCTCGAAGCTGGTCGACGAGGAGCAGTTCGGTCCCGTGCTGCCGGTGATCAAATATTCCGACAAGGACGACGTGATCCGCCGCGCCAACGCCACGACCTACGGCCTCGGTGCCTCGGTGTGGTCGTCCGACGTCAAGCGCGCCCACGAGGTCGCAAGCCAGCTCGAGTCCGGCACGGTTTGGATCAACAAGCATCTCGACATGGCCCCGCACATCCCCTTCGGCGGCGCCAAGCAGTCGGGCATCGGGACCGAATTCGCCGAGGAGGGCCTCGCCGAGTTCACCCAGCTTCAGATCATCAACGGACCGCCTGCGGCCTGA